From the Triticum urartu cultivar G1812 chromosome 4, Tu2.1, whole genome shotgun sequence genome, the window CCGTTCCGACACCCTGTCGGAGGAGGAAATCATCACTGGAGGCCATCTTGATCATCTCGGCGgtcaccatgatgaggagggagtagttcaccctcggcgctgagggtatgtactagtagctatgtgtttgatctctctcttgtgttcttgatttggcacgatcttgatgtacctcgagctttgttactatatttggatcttatggtgttcttccccctctacctttttgtgatgaattgagtcttgcTCTTTGATGTTTTGTTATATTGGATTGAGtattggatttgagaacacttgatgtatgtcttgcgatGGAATATCTGTCGTGAAAATGggatgttctattgattcacttgatgtatgttttggcactcaactcgcagattcctgaggtgacattggggtaatctatgcataggggttgatgcatgttttcgtcctagttctccgatagaaactttggagtgattctttgttgcacgttgagggattgttatatgatccaattatattatcattgttgagagactttgcactagtgaaagtatgaaccctaggccttgctttcaagcattgcaataccgttttttctcacttttgttactagttaccttgctgtttttacattttcagattacaaaaacttatacctactatccatattacacttgtatcaccatcttttcgccgaactagtgcacctatacaatttaccattgtattgggtgtgttcaagacacaagagactctttgttatttggttgcagagttgtttgagagagaccatcttcatcctacgccacccacgaattgataaaccttaggtcatccacttgagggaaaattgctactgtcctacaaaactctgcgcttggaggcccaacacgagtctacaagaagaaggttgcgtagtagacatcaagctcttttctgggccgttgccggggagctgagtgcttgaaggtatatctttagatcttgcaattgaatcttttattttcttattttatcactagtttagtttataaaagaaaactacagaaaaaatggaattgaggttgcctcatatgcttcatctttttaatgtctttcgtgaaaatgatggaaagacaaattatgctcaagtgttaGAAGAATAAGTCAATAAACTGTTTGGCACTAAATTGAATAGTGGATTTTGTGTCAAGAGTGACAGGGATGGGGGTTTGGGTTGGTCTTTTCACATACGACTGTCTGAGCAGAATAATTTCCTTACTTTAAAAAATGTGGCAAATTGCATTTCATTAGTGATGGCTTTGCAACAAATTACATGAGCGAGCTGTTCATATATTTTTGGCTCGGGGGGCGTCACAGGTGATGAACGGCTTGTCCCCCTTGATGGCTGTGGCGGATCGGCAAGAACACGGGGGGAGGGGGTGCTAGGGCAGAGAGCGGGGTGGTTGGCCGGGGACTCCTCCTTGGCAGTCTGTGAGAAAGTACGGTGTGAAGGAGAGAGGGCATCATGGTGAAGATGAGGTGGGAGTCTTCCGATTTTAAAGGAGAGGGCTTCGGTGAGAAATGTCCTGCTGTGGTGGGAAATCGAGCGGGAAGGGGAGCGTTTGTCAGGAAAAAGGAAGGGTGCGTCGTGGTGTAAGGTTTTTGTGTTGGGACCTCGTGTGGGAGGTTTCTACCCCACATATGGGTtagattgggggggggggggggggggctggatTGTCCATACGGTTGGATTTGGGGGAGCCTGCTAGGCGCCCATTTGATGTCCGAACATGCCCGAATGTATGAAGGAGAAATGAACTTCGACCTTGGAGGCAATCTTAATCGTTTGTTTGATTCATCTATATGCATTGTAGGTTGTAGCAACGCACAGGAGTTCTACAAGTTTTTTTAGTATAGAGATGTCGGGGAGGTAGGGTTCGTTGGGTGGGAGGGAGGAGATTGACGAAGGTAACCTGAGCAAGTTAAGATTTTGTTTTCATATTAGGAAAATTGTGATTGTGATTCAATACTAGAGTTAATGTCAGATAATAATTGGTATATTGCACGGGATTAGCAATCTGTTATTGTTACTAAAAAAGCAATCTGTTATTGAGaaatattttattttattttgaaaGTTTATTTAGAAAAATCTTATGTCTGTATTTTAAAAATATAATTGCATCAATATGGTGTAATTTTTGAATTCTTAATTACGTAATATTAATGTGATTTAGTTGAGTCGGTACCTGCCAAAGCAAGCATGAAAAATCAAAATGGAGAGATAATGATAAGAGATGAGGCAAAAATAAACCACTATGCCAACCTACCAACTCCCGAAAGATTACATCCAAAACGGAACGTTTTGATTGGTTGAACCTGTCGTCCCGTGGATTGTATATCCTCACCATCCATCCGATTTTCCTCAATACGGGATTTTACCTTGCGTCGTTAAAGACACTATAAAGCGCTAGCTAGGTCTGATTGATTTGGTAAAATATTGCAAAAGCAAAATATTGATACATTTTCATGTATTACTTATCTTTTCCGTCGCTGGTAAAATAGTACAACATATTGATTTTCATTCCAACTGTTATTCCGTTCCATTCCTTGCCTGCATAAATACACGCCGCCGACTGCTGCGATATGAGAGTCACGGTAAGCACGATACGATGGCGGTCATGGCGATGCATCAGCAGGTTGGTTTACTCCTCACCCTCATGCTCTTCCTGGCGGCTGCAGACGGCAGCCTCGCCGTCGGCACTCCGTCCGCGATCATCAGAACGACATGCGCCGCTGTGGGCCGACCCGGCGGGGAAGTGGGTTACGACACCTGCGTGGGCTTGCTCTCGGCCGACCCGGCAGCCGCGGCCGCCAAGGACGCAGGTCAGCTCGCCCTCGTGGCCACCAACCTCACCGTGGCCAACGTCACGTCGACGGTGCTCGTCCTCGACGACCTCGTCAAGAATCTCAGGGACTGCCTCCGCTACTACAGGAACATGAACAAGACCCTGGACGCCGCGCTCGGTGACCTACGTGCCGGGCGCGTCGAGGCGGCGTCCAACAAATTGTTGGATGCCTCTGGAGTGCCCGACAGCTGCGACATCCAATTGTTCGAGGGGAGTGCGAAGAAGAACCCGATGAGGAAGGAGAACACCGACGCCGATTTGCTGTCCCGACTGGCATACGCCATTACTGACTTGCAGCTGCCGTATCCTCCTCGGCACCGACGTTAAGTTTGATTCTTGGTCTCTTTGGCACCGTCCTCTATACCCAGCTGTTGCTAGCTGATTTCCATTTGCTCGATCGATCGTGTAAAATTGCTATTTGTTGTCCAACGTGTGCGATGTCACCTCCATACACACAATGGGCTCTATGTGACAGATCATAGCATCTCTCGTGCGGTAATTGTTACTCCTACTTCTTTGACATTTCGCTTCCCATGGACGACAGGCTGCATGAGTCCCCCTATTCCCTGCGCAGTGCAACGAATAGGGGTCGAATTTCATTTCACATGTTTAAAAGGGAAAATATTAACCATGTTTCAAAAAGGAATGTGTGCATATTTATGGAAAAATCATCATGATGGTCTAAAGTATTTATCGCATATTTAAAGTTATTCATTGTGCATTATTGACATTGTCAGCCTTCTTATCTGAAGTACCCTTTTTGAAACTAGTAGTCTttttgaccatcaacacttgatgctttttcttaaTTTTTTAATGGTAGTGACCGAAGAACCCTGTCAATTGCTACTTCATCAGGAATAGCAACCTCAACTGATTGAGGTGATTGGCGTACCCAAACATTTGAGTATGTGCTCATTAACGGAgttgttctcctccatcttacagtaGAGAAATTGTCTGAGGCTTCATACCTCTCCACACGGGCGTGAGCCtcaaaaaccattttcagctcctGCATCATCTCATATGCCCCGTGGTGCTCAAAACATTTTTAAAGCCttggttctaagccataaagtatgactcactgaactatcgagtagtcatcaacccgagtctgccagatgttcatagcATCTACAGTCGAGGGAGCGGGTGGCTCACCTAAAGGTGCACCAAGGACATAAGCCTTATGTGTAGCAGTGAGAATAATTCTCATATACAGACCAGTCCGCATAATTACTTCCATCATCCCACACAAACCCCCAAGTAGGAGATGGCCATTCGTCTTGCGCTCCGTCGCTTTCGGGTGGAGTCCTCCGACGGCAGCGGCCGAACTCCTTCCTCCGGAAATCCATTTGCGTCTGTCCAAATGACGCATGGATCCCGCGCGAGGCGTGTTGCCCCTGCCTCATCGGAGGCAATGCGGTCCATATGGCGTCCGAACGCGATGGTGGATGCGCAACCGCTTCGTTGGCGCACTGAGGCGGAGGTGAACGCATGGGCGTCGTCCGACGCAAGTATGGTGCTGTTGGGggacgtagcagaaattcaaaaaatttcctacgtgtcaccaagatctatctatggagaaatcagcaacaaggggaaggagagtgcatctacatatccttgtagatcgctaagcggaagcgttcaagagaacggggttgaaggagtcgtactcgtcatgatccaaattaccggagatcctagtgccgaacggacggcacctccgcgttcaacacacgtacagcccggtgacgtctcccatgccttgatccagcaaggagagagggagaggttgaggaagactccatccagcagcagcacaacggcgtggtggtggtggaagagcgtggtactccagcagggcttcaccaagcaccgcaagagacgaggagggagaggggtagggctgcgccaagaaggagaggaactcgtgtgtcttgggcagcccaaacctcaagtatatatagggggagggagGGGTTGCGCctccacctagggttccctccctaggggtggcggcagcccccagatcccatctgggtggcggccaggtggaggggagagggaggcgcaccaggcatgggccctaagtcccatctgcccttagggtttgccccccttcctccccttaggcgccttgggcccttgtggggggcgcaccagcccacctggggctggtcccctcccacacttggcccatgcagccctccggggcttgtggccccacttcgtggaccccgggaccctcccggtggtcccggtacgttatcgataaaacccaaaacttttccggtgaccaaaacaggacttcccatatataaatctttacctccggaccattccggaactcctcgtgacgtccgggatctcatccgggactccaaacaacattcggtaaccacttatatctattccctataaccctagcgtcatcgaaccttaagtgtgtagaccctacgggttcgggaaccatgcagacatgaccgagataactctctggtcaataaccaacagcgggatctggatacccatgttggctcccacatgttccacgatgatctcatcggatgaaccacgatgtcaaggacttaatcaatcccgtatacaattccctttgtctagcggtacgatacttgcccgagattcgatcatcggtatccgataccttgttcaatctcgttaccggcaagtctctttactcgttccgtaacacatcatcccgtgatcaactccttgatcacattgtgcacattatgatgatgtcctcctaccgagtgggcccagagatacctctccatcacacggagtgacaaatcccagtctcgattcgtgccaacccaacagacactttcggagatacccgtagtacacctttatagccacccagttacgttgtgacgtttggcacacccaaagtattcctatggtatctgggagttgcacaatctcatggtctaaggaaatgatacttgacattagaaaagctttagcatgcgaactacacgatcttgtgctatgcttaggattgggtcttatccatcacatcattcttctaatgacgtgatcccgttatcagtgacatccaatgtccatggtcaggaaaccataaccatctattgatcaacgagctagtcaactagaggcttactagggacattgtgttctctatgtatccacacatgtatctgagtttcctatcaatacaattctagcatggataataaacgattatcatgaacaaggaaatataataataactaatttattattgcctctaaggcatatttccaacagtctcccacttgcactagagtcaataatctagttcacatcgatatgtgattaacactcaaggtcacatccccatgtgactaacacccaaagagtttactagagtcaataatctagttcacattaccatgtgattaacactcgatgagttctgggtttgatcatgttatgcttgtgagagatgttatagtcaacgggtctgaacctttcagatccgtttgtgctttacaaatctctatgtcatctcctagatgcagctaccacgagctattccaaataaccgttctactatacgaatctagtttactactcagaataatctggattagtgtcaaagtttgcatcggcgtaaccctttatgacgaactcttttgccacctccataatcgagaaaattccttagtccactagttactaaggataactttgaccactgttgtgtgatccattcttggatcactcttgtaccccttgactgactcatggcaaggcacacttcaggtgcggtacacagcatagcatactgaagagcctacgtctaaagcataggggacaacCTTCGCCCTTGCTCTCTATTCTGCCACAGTCAggtttcgagtcttactcaatgttcacaccttataacacagccaagaactccttcttagccgatccattttgaactccttcaaaatcttgtcacggtatgtattcatttgaaagtactattaagcgttttgatctatccttatagatcttgatgctcaatactcaagtagcctaatccaggttttccattgaaaaacacttttcaaataactctgcatgctttccagaaattctacatcatttccgatcaacaatatgttaacaacatatactcatcggaaattctatagtgctcccactcacttctttggaaatacaagtatCTCATAAACTTTTTAttcacccaaaatctttgatcatctcatcaaagcattcattccaactctgagatgcttactccagtccttagaaggattgttggagcttggcatacttattagcatctttcaggattgacaaaaccttccggttgtatcacatacaacctttcctcaagaaaatcgtcgaggaagcaatgttttgacatcctatctgcaagatttcataaataatgcagtaatcgctaatataattccaacagactcttagcattgcaacgagtgagaaagtctcatcgtagtcaagtccttgaacttgtcggaaaacatcttaacgacaagtcgagctttcttaatggtgatacttaccatcattgtccgtcttcccttttaaaatccatatgtacctaacagccttacgaccatcaagtagttcttccaaagtctacactttgttttcatacatggatcctctctcggattttatggcctcgagccatttatcggaatccgggcccaccatcgcttctccatagctcgtaggttcgttgttgtctagcaacatgactttcaagacaggattacgtacctcTCTGAAGTAGCACGCATCCTTGtcgtcctacgaggtttgggagtgacttgatctgaagtctcatgatcaatatcataagcttccacttcaattggtgtaggtgccacaggaacaactctttgtgccctgctatacactagttgaagtgacggttcaataacctcatcaagtctccaccatcctcccactcaattccttcgagagaaacttttcctcgagaaaggacccgattctagaaaaaatcccttattgctttcggatctgagacaggaggtatacccaactgttttgggtgtcctatgaagatgcatttattcgctttgggttcgagcttatcggcctgaaactttttcacataagcgtcgcagccccaaacttttaagaaatgacagcttaggtttctataaaccatagttcatacggtgtcatctcatcggaattacgtggtgccctatttaaagtgaatgtggttgtctctaatgcctaacccataaactatcgtggtaatttgataagagacatcatggtatgcatcatatccaatagggtgcagttatgatgttcggacacaccatcacactatggtgttccaggctgtattagttgtgaaacaatttccacaatgtcttaattctgtgccaaactcgtaattcagatattcatatCATACatattttatcatcttgtcacgacgatctttcaacttcaccctgaaattacttgaacctttcaataattcagactcgtgattcatcaagtaaatatactcaacatctactcaaatcatctgtgaagtaagaacataacgatatccactacacgcctcagcactcattggactgcacacatcaaaatgtattacttccaacaagttgctttctagttccattttactgaaaacgaggctttcagtcatcttgcccatgtggtatgatttgcatgtcccaagtgattcaaaatcaagtgagtccaaacggtccatttgcatggagtttcttcatgcatatacaccaatagacatggttcgcatgtctcaaacttttcaaaacgagtgagcccaaagatccatcaacatggagcttcttcatgcgttttataccgatatgacttacgtggcagtgccacaagtaggtggtactatcattactatcttatatcttttggcatgaacatgtgtatcactacgatcgagattcaataaaccattcattttaggtgcaagaccattgaaggtattattcaaataaacagagtaaccattattctccttaaatgaataaccgtattgcgatagacataatccaatcatgtctatgctctacgcaaacaccaatctcgatggtagagggagtgtgcgatgcttgattacatcaagcttggaaaaacttccaacacatattgccagctcacctttagctagtctccgtttactccgcagcctttcatttcgagtttactaacatttagcaaccgaaccggtatctaataccatggtgctactaggagtactagtaaagtacacattaacacaatgtatatccaatatacttatatcgaccttgccagccttctcatctaccaagtatctagggtaattctgctccagcagctgttccccttattacagaagcacttagtctcgggtttggggttcaaccttgggtttcttcactagagcagcagctgatttgccatttcatgaagtatccctttttgcccttgcccttcttgaaactagtggtttcacgaaccatcaacaattgatgctccttcttgatttctacttttgtggtgtcaaacatcgcgaatatctcaaggatcatcatatatgtccctgatatattatagttcatcacgaagctctagcagcttggtagtaatgacttcggagaaacatcactatctcatctggaagatcaactcccactcgattcaaatgattgttgtactcagacaatctgagcacaagctcaacaattgagcttttctcccttagtttgcaggctaagaaaatcgtcggacgTCTTATACCTCTTCacatgggcacgagcctgaaatcccaatttcagccctcaaaacatctcatatgtttcgcgacgtttcaaaacgtctttggtgcctcaactctaaaccatttaactgaactatcacgtagttatcaaaatgtgtatgttagatgttcgcaacatccacagacaacgtttgaggttcagcacactgagcggtgcattaaggacataagccttctatgaagcaatgaggacaatccttagtttacggacctagttcgcataatttctactatcaactttcaactaaattttctctaggaacatatctaaacagtagaacagaagcgcgagccacgacataatttgcgaagaccttttgactatgttcaggataattaagttcatcttatgaactcccacttagatagacatccctctagtcatctaagtgattacatgatccgagtcaactaggccgtgtccgatcatcacgtgagacggaatAGTCAACATctgtgaacatcttcatgttgatcgtatctaccatacgactcatgctcgaccttctGTACTcttgtgttctgaggccatgtctgtacatgctaggctcgtcaagtcaacctaagtgttttgcatgtgttccgaggccatgtctgtacatgctaggctcgtcaacacccgttgtattcgaacgtaagaatctatcacacccgatcatcacgtggtgcttcgaaacgatgaactttcgcaacggtgcacagttagggggaacactttcttgaaattttaatgagggatcatcttatttactaccgtcgttctaagcaaataagatgcataaacatgataaacatcacatgcaatcaaatagtgacatgatatggccaatatcatattgctccttttgatctccatcttcggggctccatgatcatcatcgtcaccggcatgacaccatgatctccatcatcatgatctccatcatcgtgtcttcatgaagttgtctcgccaactattacttctactactacatcTAACGGTtagaaataaagtaaagtaattacatgatgtttatgttgacacgtaggtcataaataaattaagacaactcctatggctcctaccagttgtcatactcatcgacatgcaagtcgtgattcctattacaagaacatgatcatctcatacatcacatatatcattcatcacatcctttggccatatcacatcacatagcataccctgcaaaaacaagttagacgtcctctaattgttgtttgcatgttttatgtggctgctatgggtttctagcaagaacgtttcttacctacgcaaaaaccacaacgtgatatgccaattgctatttacccttcataaggacccttttcatcgaatccgatccgactaaagtgggagagacagacacccgctagccaccttatgcaactagtgcatgtcagtcggtggaactagtctcacgtaagagtacgtgtaaggtcggtccgggccgcttcatcccacaatgccgccgaatcaagattggactagtaacggtaagcatattgaacaaaatcaacgcccacaactactttgtgttctactcgtgcatagaaactacgcatagacctagctctgataccactgttggggaacgtagcagaaattcaaaattttcctacgtgtcaccaagatctgtctatggagaaaccagcaacgaggggaagaagagtgcatctacatacccttgtcgatcgctaagcggaagcgttcaagtgaacgggattgatggagtcgtactcgtcgtgattcaaatcaccgatgatcctagtgccgaacggacggcacctccgtgttcaacacacgtacagcccggtgacgtctcctacgccttgatccagcaaggggagaaggagaggttggggaagactccatccagcagcagcacgacggcgtggtggtggtggaggagcgtggtactccagcagggcttcgccaagcaccgcaagagacgaggagggagaggggtagggctgcgccaagaaggagaggaactcgtgtgtcttgggcagcccaaacctcaagtatatataggggaaggggaggggctgcgcccccacctagggttccctccctaggggtggcggcagcccccagatcccatctgggtggcggccaggtggagggggagagggaggcgcaccaggcatgggccctaaggcccatctgcccttagggtttgcccccctcctccccttaggcgccttgggcccttgtgggggggcgcaccagcccacctggggctggtcccctcccacacttggcccatgcagccctccggggcttgtggccccacttggtggaccccgggaccctcccggtggtcccggtacgttaccgataaaacccgaaacttttccggtgaccaa encodes:
- the LOC125550877 gene encoding putative invertase inhibitor, encoding MAMHQQVGLLLTLMLFLAAADGSLAVGTPSAIIRTTCAAVGRPGGEVGYDTCVGLLSADPAAAAAKDAGQLALVATNLTVANVTSTVLVLDDLVKNLRDCLRYYRNMNKTLDAALGDLRAGRVEAASNKLLDASGVPDSCDIQLFEGSAKKNPMRKENTDADLLSRLAYAITDLQLPYPPRHRR